In Streptomyces sp. NBC_00483, a single window of DNA contains:
- a CDS encoding S-(hydroxymethyl)mycothiol dehydrogenase, which produces MSQNVLGVVALGAGRPVSLETITIPEPGPGEAVVKVQACGVCHTDLHYRDGGINDDFPFLLGHEAAGFVETVGDGVTGIAAGDFVILNWRAVCGTCRACRKGKPQYCFDTHNAVQRMILSDGRELTPALGIGAFAEKTLVAAGQCTKVDPAVSPQVAGLLGCGVMAGIGAAVNTGGVGRGDSVAVIGCGGVGSAAVAGARLAGATTVIAVDRDPQKLLTATELGATHTVDARETDPVERIREITNGFGADVVIDAVGRPETWKQAFFARDLAGTVVLVGVPTPTMMAPDIPLVEYFGRGGALKSSWYGDCLPSRDFPVLVDLHLQGRLPLERFVTEEIGLNDIEKAFEKMHTGDVLRSVVVL; this is translated from the coding sequence ATGTCTCAGAACGTTCTCGGCGTCGTCGCGCTCGGCGCAGGCCGTCCAGTCTCACTGGAAACCATCACGATCCCCGAGCCGGGACCGGGTGAAGCCGTGGTGAAGGTGCAGGCATGCGGTGTCTGCCACACCGACCTGCACTACCGGGACGGGGGCATCAATGACGACTTCCCCTTCCTGCTGGGACACGAAGCCGCCGGCTTCGTGGAAACGGTCGGCGACGGCGTCACCGGCATCGCAGCTGGGGACTTTGTGATCCTCAACTGGCGTGCCGTGTGCGGAACCTGCCGAGCCTGCCGCAAGGGCAAGCCGCAGTACTGCTTCGACACGCACAACGCCGTCCAGCGGATGATTCTGTCCGACGGCAGGGAACTCACCCCCGCCCTGGGAATCGGGGCCTTCGCCGAAAAGACTCTCGTCGCTGCCGGCCAGTGCACAAAAGTTGACCCCGCCGTCAGCCCGCAGGTCGCCGGGCTGCTCGGCTGCGGCGTGATGGCCGGCATCGGTGCCGCCGTCAACACCGGCGGCGTCGGTCGTGGCGACAGTGTCGCCGTCATCGGATGCGGAGGAGTTGGCAGCGCGGCCGTGGCCGGAGCGCGGCTGGCCGGCGCCACCACCGTCATCGCCGTCGACCGCGACCCACAAAAGCTCCTGACCGCTACCGAGTTGGGCGCCACCCATACCGTCGACGCGCGCGAAACCGACCCGGTCGAGAGGATCCGCGAGATCACCAACGGCTTCGGCGCCGACGTGGTCATCGACGCCGTCGGACGTCCGGAGACCTGGAAACAGGCGTTCTTCGCACGCGACCTGGCCGGTACGGTCGTCCTGGTCGGGGTACCGACACCCACGATGATGGCCCCCGACATCCCGCTGGTGGAGTACTTCGGCCGCGGCGGCGCCCTGAAATCGTCCTGGTACGGCGACTGCCTCCCCTCCCGGGACTTCCCCGTGCTGGTGGACCTGCACCTACAAGGACGGCTTCCGCTGGAGCGGTTCGTCACCGAGGAAATCGGTCTCAACGACATCGAGAAGGCTTTCGAAAAGATGCACACAGGGGACGTCTTGAGGTCCGTCGTGGTCTTGTGA